One region of Theobroma cacao cultivar B97-61/B2 unplaced genomic scaffold, Criollo_cocoa_genome_V2, whole genome shotgun sequence genomic DNA includes:
- the LOC108663965 gene encoding uncharacterized mitochondrial protein AtMg01280-like, with product MMRLNQLIVFFPLLGSGVAGFFGRFLGSEGIAIITEGKNLVLCAIVILGWIFIFRLFCIRLNKKYRFLLFFFYMLLYLYIYIFCYLLRIYLVSWLGLCLSGILSTFLILNVSDGEIIPYSSPANSSSEDSFGLQVLSEPWPVTHNIALESSMRNRILTMENTNCIFLLDKDRGVYWAEVQNSLDNCSSQKEYNQLIELENRDLQIRELKHECYSLFQQMLTEHPALAENAPKEAFIDFLDEKRDELDQQGGNRLVKDQRELEFLNVLSHDLRTHGPNSAYIKTILGG from the coding sequence ATGATGAGATTGAATCAACTTATCGTATTTTTTCCCCTGCTCGGTAGTGGAGTAGCAGGTTTTTTCGGACGTTTTCTAGGATCAGAAGGAATTGCTATAATTACCGAAGGTAAAAATCTCGTGCTTTGTGCAATAGTGATTTTAGGCTGGATCTTTATATTTCGTCTTTTTTGTATTCGTTTGAATAAAAAGTATCGCtttctacttttctttttttatatgttgttatatttatatatatatatattttgctaTCTTCTACGCATCTACCTTGTTTCTTGGTTAGGTCTCTGCCTTAGTGGGATTCTTTccacttttttaattttgaatgtgTCGGATGGGGAAATCATTCCCTATTCCAGCCCAGCAAACTCCTCATCGGAAGATTCATTCGGGCTCCAGGTCCTGTCGGAGCCTTGGCCCGTTACTCACAATATAGCCTTAGAGTCCTCCATGAGAAATAGGATATTGACAATGGAAAATACGAATTGCATTTTTCTCCTTGATAAGGATAGGGGGGTATATTGGGCAGAAGTGCAAAATTCACTCGACAATTGTTCCTCTCAAAAGGAATATAACCAATTGATCGAATTAGAAAATAGGGATCTCCAGATCCGGGAGCTGAAACATGAATGTTATTCCCTTTTTCAACAAATGCTTACTGAGCATCCTGCCTTGGCCGAAAATGCCCCCAAAGAAGCCTTTATCGACTTTTTGGATGAGAAACGCGATGAACTTGACCAACAAGGCGGAAATAGATTAGTGAAGGACCAGAGAGAACTCGAATTTTTGAATGTACTTTCACACGATCTACGAACACATGGCCCAAACTCCGCCTATATAAAAACAATACTTGGCGGTTGA